The DNA window GACACCGTTCCGCTGATGGGGGCGCGCACGATGGCATTGGATGCGCGTTCGCGGGCATTGCCGACCTTGCGGCTGAGCGCCGCCTGCTTGGCCTCCAGCTTCTGCTCCTTGCGCTCCACGTTGAGGCGGGCCGACTCGACCGCCCGGCGCGCCGCGGCCAGGTCCGCGGCGGCGGCGACCGAGTCGGTCCGTGCCTTTTGGAATTTGAGGCGGGCGGTCTCCAGGTCCCGGACGGACGAGATGCCGTCGTCCTGCAGGTCCTCGATGCGGGCCAGCCGGGTGCGGGCCGTCGAGACGCCCAGGGTGGCGTTGCTGACCTTCTCGTCGGCGGACCGGCGTTTCTGGCGGGCCTGGGCAAGCTTCTGGCGGGCCCGCTCTACCTCCAGGCGCAGCCCGTTGAGCGTATTGGTCCGTTGGGCGGCCACCCGATCCGCAAACTGGTCGTCCAGGTAGGAGGAGCCCAGATCCTCCAGGACCGCGACGGTGTCGCCCTTTGCCACCTCGTCCCCCTCGACGACGTGCCAGTCGGCGACGCGGGCCGAGATTCGGGATTCGACGGTCCGGGGGCGGGCCTCCGGGGCGTAGGCCGTAACCTCACCGCTGCCGGAGACCGTCTGGCGCCACGGGACGAACGCCAGCGCCACGCCCAGGACGACGAGAAAAAGTGCCGAGACGACGAGAATCGAGCGCGTGATTGCAGGGGACTGTGCGGCCTGGAGGGCACTCGTGCGTCCCAGATCCGTGGGCGCGTCCATCTCCGCCGTCGGCTGCAGCCATTGCCGCTCCTGGGAAGGGGGGCGTGCGTCGGGGGCGGAGGAGTCCGAATCGGGCCGGTCAGCGCTCATGTCGGGCAAACGTGTGGGCCGAGAAAAACAGATGAACGATGGGGGGGCGCCCAATCGGGCCACGAGGAGGCGGGAAACACCAGGGCGCGCCGGCTAGGACGGGACCCCGTCTCCCTGTACCGCCGAGACGAGGCGCGGAAAGTGGCGGCGCAGGAAGTCGTCGGACTCGCCGTTCAACTGATCCGCTGCGCCCCGCCACACGATTTCGCCCTGCTCCAGCACGAGCACCTGATCGGCCCGGCGCACGGCCGTCGGGTTGTCGTCGGCCGCGGAGACGATGGTCCACGCGTCGTGCCCGTACAGGCGGTCGGCAAGGGTCTGCTTCACCGGGTCCTCGATGCCGTTGAACGGCTCGTCTAGAATTAGCAGTCGGGGCTCCCCGATCACTGCCCGCGCGATCATGATGCGCCGGACCATGCCCTGCGGCAGCCCGAGGCCCGCGGACGTGATGGGGGTCTGTAGTCCGTCGGGAAGTTCCAGGATGGCGTCTTCGAGGCAGGCCAGGTGGAGGGCCTGCTCCACGTCGGCGTAGCTCAGCGAGCGGCCCATGGTGATGTTCTCCTCCACCGTGCCCTTAAACAGCTCGTCGTTGGACAGGGCTAGGCCCACGACGCTCCGGTACGCCTGCGGGTCGAGGCGGGCGATGTCGTGTCCGTCGAACGTGATCTGTCCCTGATCGGGGGTGTGCATCCGCACGAGGGCCTGCGTGAGGGTCGTCTTTCCGGCCCCGCTGTCCCCGACGATGCACAGGTGGTCGCCCGGCGCGACGTCGAACGAAACGCCACTGAGTGCCGGCGAGGCGTCCTCGTACCCGATGGTCACGTTGCGCACCCTAAGCGGGGCGGGGCCGGAGCCGGAGGGCACCTCCTCCCCGCCGACCTCCTCCAAGGGCTTCTCGGTCACGTGCAGGATCTTGCTGATTGCCGTCAGCAGGTCGTAGCCGGACGCGAACAGCTGTACCAGGTTGAAGCCGTTGTTGGTGAGGTACACGATCAGGAGCTCCGCGGCGACGAACTGGCCGAGCGTGATGTCGCCCTGCGTGACTAGGTACCCGCCGATTCCGAGGGCGAGCCCGACGATGATGGCCCGGAAGGCCGCCGCGGCCGCGAGCTGACGCCCAAAAATGCGGAAGTGGTTGCCGCGCGCCCGAACGTAGTCGGAGGCCAGCCGGTCGGTGCGGGCGTGCACGTACGACGGCGACCCGTTCAGCTTGAAGCTTTGCTGGCACCGGGCGAGGTCTTCCAACCAGTGGGCGGTGGCGTACTTGAAGCTCGACTGTTCGATGCTCGTCCGCAGGCCGCGTCGTCCCAGGCCCCAGATGAGCACCGGGGTGAACAGGACGGCCATCAGGCCGACAATCAGGAAAAACGAACTGTAGACCGTGAGTAGAATGAGGCTCACCAGCGCGATGAGCGCGTACACCATCCCGTCGAGGAGAATTTTCGACAGGCTCTTCTGCATCGAGACCACGTCGAAGAACCGGTTGACCAGGGCCGGGC is part of the Salinibacter ruber DSM 13855 genome and encodes:
- a CDS encoding HlyD family secretion protein, whose protein sequence is MSADRPDSDSSAPDARPPSQERQWLQPTAEMDAPTDLGRTSALQAAQSPAITRSILVVSALFLVVLGVALAFVPWRQTVSGSGEVTAYAPEARPRTVESRISARVADWHVVEGDEVAKGDTVAVLEDLGSSYLDDQFADRVAAQRTNTLNGLRLEVERARQKLAQARQKRRSADEKVSNATLGVSTARTRLARIEDLQDDGISSVRDLETARLKFQKARTDSVAAAADLAAARRAVESARLNVERKEQKLEAKQAALSRKVGNARERASNAIVRAPISGTVSSINRVGPGQIVKKGTTLATVAPKTDDRAAELFVSSIGASLIEPGRQVQLQFSGFPALQFSGLPDASTGTFTGTVRFIDPVGDGSGRFRMLVVPDTSDTTSWPSPEYLRQGAPAKGSVLLSSVSLGYEIWRRMNGLPPQLSTQQGTAPAK
- a CDS encoding peptidase domain-containing ABC transporter is translated as MPKRGDGVLSDQSKTVSQAGAASADPSLTEQAVEAFGVVQRRVDRDVSPERLRGFLQVKTVTPDTILGLLADYGRARGLVMKPQSLSPSDVLKEAAPGDVVLMSDRSLGVVEETRASVLSVRSFGQDEVQRVGPDALAGPDGTVSFLHIEGETPHFLDSERQSSSGSGIRSAEYIHDPHDHRENIQETFASLLSLLSDEGKDLVTVAVYAAMVAIFSLTVPLASQGIIDSVSLGTFTNQIVVLCVAITVGLLLYGGFDILKYYTVDMLQRRLFASTSMEMAYRLPLMKRSELEGEYGPALVNRFFDVVSMQKSLSKILLDGMVYALIALVSLILLTVYSSFFLIVGLMAVLFTPVLIWGLGRRGLRTSIEQSSFKYATAHWLEDLARCQQSFKLNGSPSYVHARTDRLASDYVRARGNHFRIFGRQLAAAAAFRAIIVGLALGIGGYLVTQGDITLGQFVAAELLIVYLTNNGFNLVQLFASGYDLLTAISKILHVTEKPLEEVGGEEVPSGSGPAPLRVRNVTIGYEDASPALSGVSFDVAPGDHLCIVGDSGAGKTTLTQALVRMHTPDQGQITFDGHDIARLDPQAYRSVVGLALSNDELFKGTVEENITMGRSLSYADVEQALHLACLEDAILELPDGLQTPITSAGLGLPQGMVRRIMIARAVIGEPRLLILDEPFNGIEDPVKQTLADRLYGHDAWTIVSAADDNPTAVRRADQVLVLEQGEIVWRGAADQLNGESDDFLRRHFPRLVSAVQGDGVPS